The Lagopus muta isolate bLagMut1 chromosome 4, bLagMut1 primary, whole genome shotgun sequence genome has a window encoding:
- the BMP3 gene encoding bone morphogenetic protein 3 isoform X2 → MAAPARWVLCLCLGCLCLTPGDVLRARWAGLRRRAAWGGRERAGDHGLQPGDKVSEHMLRLYAQYSAGPAEPPREPPAPHLRRGNTVRGFRPRAAGSPGSQELYVFNLTSLTKSENILSASLHYYIGDLLDSDWNCSQSRGCSHRGHRKPEIQIHLSVWTFPSVGNQSRSLGHFLINISSSYGDVLSWQWKDITQVLHKAKQSNELLIGVKMDSTSHPLWKRALFHYEPYILVYANDSAISEPESVVSSLQGHHNPLARVFPRPENHMRSSLGKRRRKRSTNVLLPLQNNELPGAEYQYNEDERWEDRKPYKTFQPRLAERAKSKKKQRKNHHQKSQTLQFDEQTLKKARRKQWNEPRYCARRYLKVDFADIGWSLEAI, encoded by the exons ATGGCGGCTCCGGCCCGCTGGGTGCTGTGCTTGTGCCTGGGCTGCCTTTGCCTGACTCCGGGGGACGTGCTGCGGGCGCGCTGGGCCGGGCTGCGGCGGAGGGCTGCCTGGGGCGGCCGGGAGAGAGCAGGTGACCACGGGCTGCAGCCGGGGGACAAGGTGTCGGAGCACATGCTGCGCCTTTACGCGCAGTACAGCGCGGGTCCTGCGGAGCCGCCCCGAGAGCCGCCCGCCCCGCACCTCCGGCGCGGGAACACCGTGCGAGGGTTCCGCCcgagggctgcag GGAGCCCTGGAAGTCAGGAGCTGTATGTTTTTAACTTGACTTCACTCACCAAGTCAGAAAATATCTTGTCAGCTTCGTTGCATTATTATATCGGTGATCTGCTGGACTCTGACTGGAATTGTTCCCAGTCCAGAGGCTGTTCTCATCGTGGGCACAGGAAACCTGAAATTCAAATTCATCTTTCAGTGTGGACCTTTCCATCTGTTGGGAACCAGAGTCGGAGTCTGGGCCATTTCTTAATAAACATCTCCAGTTCTTACGGCGATGTCCTTTCCTGGCAGTGGAAAGATATCACTCAGGTCctacacaaagcaaaacagagcaatGAACTTCTGATTGGCGTCAAAATGGATTCAACCAGCCATCCCCTGTGGAAAAGGGCACTATTTCACTATGAGCCCTACATTCTGGTATATGCCAATGACTCCGCCATTTCAGAGCCAGAGAGTGTTGTTTCTAGTTTGCAAGGGCACCACAACCCTTTGGCAAGGGTCTTCCCTAGGCCAGAAAACCACATGAGGAGCAGCCTTGGAAAACGGCGGCGAAAACGCTCCACCAACGTCCTGTTGCCATTGCAGAACAATGAGCTTCCCGGAGCTGAGTACCAGTACAATGAGGACGAGAGGTGGGAAGACAGAAAACCATACAAAACTTTCCAGCCTCGTCTGGCAGAGAGGGCaaagagtaagaaaaagcagaggaagaaccACCACCAGAAGAGCCAGACTCTCCAGTTTGATGAGCAGACCTTGAAGAAGGCGAGGAGGAAGCAGTGGAACGAGCCCCGGTATTGTGCCCGACGCTATCTCAAAGTGGATTTTGCTGACATTGGCTGGA